acatttgaaattcaaaatttcgAAGACCTCAAATTGTTGACATGGCCCTGTACTTCAACTTGTTCAACGAAAGAAACGAAAGGTCACTTCCATCATAGCACGAGAGAGATGGAGGCAAAGCTCCCTTCTGAATGGCTCGCAGCTTTGCACTAAGCAGCGTATGAGAGGCTGTAGCTGCTATGGATTGCTGTGAAAATTGATCAAAAGCTTGTGACAAAACAGGTTGCAGATCAGtaggtggttttttttttatttttttattttttatttttttattttttttttaagttttaaaggCTAAAGAAAGAACCACTGAAGAAGCTCCGGCAAGCCTCGCCAAACCGACGTCTAATCTGTGAGAACTTTGTTTGATTAATAAACAGGACTTACATTCTGCAACTATCATTGTTTTTTTGGTCTACATTTCCGATATATAAATTTGGTGGTGTCCACCTTCATGAATACTTCATTAGGAACGCATGCTGATTAATTGGCAAGTAGAACATTTAATAcaagagaaatgttttaaccacaaaaagaattatacaaaagaaaatctaTAAAGTGATGTAGTTTGATGTAGTATATtagatcaaaacaaaaaaaaaactcaaaggaTGTCACGGCCAATATCCGTGTCTGGATGCCCTTAATTTGTACAACACGAGGATGGTATTCGTATAAATTTCAATACTAGCTGTAATTAGGTGTTTACGCAGTCAAAAGGGCATATGCCAAATGAGTCTTGTTGTATCATCTCTAGTGTAATATCCCAATAACATCGTGAAGGGGTTATATGATAAATTTAGGATACAAATAATATGGCATATATAAGGATATATCGATGATTAAATGTCATGCTATCGAAATAAGTACTCTGGAAGGactatattttaatgatataaaatgtgtctttattttatatatctaataattattttttaatggaatATTACGTAGCCTTGAGAGATGTTAGTTGTAAAGTATTATAGTcaaataaagaaggaaaaaggggaAGCGAGATTTGGGGTAGACAATTTGTTATACATGCAGTGAAAGCATAACAAAGGGTAGATGGGATCAAAACGGAAGTCATATTTTATAGGCTACTTCCAACGGTATTATCGGATCATGTATTCCTATGATCATGTTTGTCTCTCTCTGACTCAGTTTTATGGATTGATGGTGGTTGTGATCACTTCTTTTAACgcacttttcttttaatttggaaagaaaaagtaaaacaaaataaaataaagaaaaatagaattcaTGATATTGAGAACTCTACGAATGGTGAATTTTCAATGCGTGCTATTCGGTGTGGGCAAATTCCTGTGAATTTTCAATCTAGCTACAGCGCTGTAGTCCCGGGTGAGCCACCCTTTTGGTAATGCAATCTTTCTCTTTACCCTTTCTTTTCAATCTGGTCATGAATGTTTGGGAATCTCTCGTTCatggtatatattatatatattatatatatacacacacagcggagagatatatacatatacatatttacacacacacacacacacacacacacacacatatatactgCACTAATGTTATCTTTGATTCACAAAAGAGACTGTTTTCTGCATTTTGAAGATTTTATGTATAAGGTGGCAAGAGATGTTGAAATGGAACTTCTTGCACAATGCTGACTATGCGTGAAGCTATCATTTTAGTACAcaaatgttttttgtttgtttttttcacCATACGTGGTACTGAGTGTTTGTTGATACATTGCATGTCGCATGGTACAATGTGCAATTATATGGTCTATATTTTTGAAGTGGATGGTGCTTACAGCATTGATGGATTTCTTTTTGTTGGCTCCCATTAGTGAAAGAAAACTGATGTTTGCTATCTTTTATGTGGTGGATTATAAGGAACAATGAGCTCTGCAAGTGAAAATGAATTAGACTGCCTTGGATGGGCGGCAAGGGATGCATCTGGTGTTCTCTCGCCGTACAAGTTCAGCCGTAGGTATGTTgagttaatttttcttttcgaggaaataaaataaaagaaaaccgTACTTCCCAATAAAGTGTTGACAAGGAGAGAAGAGCTTGTTTCCTatagcatttctctttgtttattgcCAATTTATATATCCAAAGCATGAAAATGCTACTTGCATTTTAATGTCCTCTATTCAAATGGTAATTTCACCTTGTACCGAGGGAAAAGAAACTCAAGAGTGTGTTTGGTCTATGTTTAGCATGCCTTTGTGTATCTTATACGGTTGTTCACACCTCTGTAACTCTGTTTTGCTTCAAGATATCTAGTAACCACTCAAGTCATTAGGCGCATTTGTTAATGGCAAGTTCACTTATGTTGATACAGATGGAGTGGAACATAACATGCTTACAGACTTTCTATATATTCAAACTGGtgatttttgtagataattTGTTAAACACTGATGACCCATTACGTGTGATTTGCCTTGTGATTTCAGCAACTATTATTAAGAAAACTTTGAAACTTGCATGCTGAACTTTTCTGCTTGATAGTATGTTGCATATATTTCAATCAAAGGATTAATTAACTAGGTTGGGAATTTTATTCAGGGCTGTTGGAAGAGATGATGTTTCAATAAAAATCACGCACTGCGGAGTCTGTTATGCTGATTTAGTTTGGACCAGAAACAAAACAGGAGACTCAAAATATCCTCTAGTGCCTGGGTATGTGCAGTGATTTACTGATACGAGTAGTTCTTACAGTTCAGCAGACTGATGTATCATTGATTATTGATTATTTGCACGCCAGGCATGAGATTGTTGGAATTGTGAAAGAGGTTGGTTCCGATGTCCACCGTTTCAAAGCAGGCGATCATGTTGGGGTTGGAACTTTTATTAACTCATGCAGAGAATGCGAgtattgtaatgatgagatagaAGTTCATTGTGAAAAGGGAGTTGTTTCCACTTTTAATGGCATCGATGTGGATGGTACAATAACAAAAGGAGGATACTCCAATTACATTGTTGTCCATGAAAGGCAAGCATTTTATGATGTTGTTCCTTTAGGTATGAAATGCAACAATATTACAGAGTATGATCTGGGATATTGTTGCAAGTTTTCTGTCTCCTGTTAACCTCACGCACTTGGAAAAATTTCGATGCTGATGGTGGTTTCTAGAACCTGCATCTGTGTTCCCTACACCATTAGGAGGAGAAAAGTATCATTGCCTTGCTAAGCTTCATGGGCATTCAGCAAGAACTCATTGTATCTTTGATGTCCAGAACATGACAAGGAAATTGAATATTAGGTTTTGTGCAATACTCTTTACCATCTCATTGCTAGGAAATCTGTGGTTTTAGTGCAAGATTGTAATGTGGTGGTTTTCAGTGAGTCAGTGACAGAGATTGTGCCAATGGCTGATGAATTACTGATGCCATAAACATCACCTATTCACCTTATATAGGTCAGGGAATTTTGGCAAATACAACAAATGAAGATACTAATTAGGTCTTGAATACACAGGTACTGCTTCACAATTCCTGACAGCTATCCATTGGCTTCAGCAGCACCTTTACTCTGTGCTGGAATTACAGTTTACGCTCCCATGATGAGCCATAAGATGAATCAGCCTGGCAAATCTCTAGGAGTGATTGGCCTTGGTGGTCTTGGTCACATGGCAGTGAAGTTTGGGAAGGCTTTGGGGCTGAAAGTGACAGTTTTCAGCA
This Carya illinoinensis cultivar Pawnee chromosome 11, C.illinoinensisPawnee_v1, whole genome shotgun sequence DNA region includes the following protein-coding sequences:
- the LOC122280786 gene encoding probable cinnamyl alcohol dehydrogenase 1 isoform X2 yields the protein MSSASENELDCLGWAARDASGVLSPYKFSRRAVGRDDVSIKITHCGVCYADLVWTRNKTGDSKYPLVPGHEIVGIVKEVGSDVHRFKAGDHVGVGTFINSCRECEYCNDEIEVHCEKGVVSTFNGIDVDGTITKGGYSNYIVVHERYCFTIPDSYPLASAAPLLCAGITVYAPMMSHKMNQPGKSLGVIGLGGLGHMAVKFGKALGLKVTVFSTSVSKREVALSVLGADRFVVSSNLEQMAALAKSLDFIIDTASGDHPFDPYMSLLKVAGTLVLVGLPSEVKFSPLSLLRGRITVSGSATGGTKETQEMLNFCAAHKIYPETEVIPIQYVNEALERLIKRNVKYRFVIDVENSLE
- the LOC122280786 gene encoding probable cinnamyl alcohol dehydrogenase 1 isoform X1 produces the protein MRAIRCGQIPVNFQSSYSAVVPGTMSSASENELDCLGWAARDASGVLSPYKFSRRAVGRDDVSIKITHCGVCYADLVWTRNKTGDSKYPLVPGHEIVGIVKEVGSDVHRFKAGDHVGVGTFINSCRECEYCNDEIEVHCEKGVVSTFNGIDVDGTITKGGYSNYIVVHERYCFTIPDSYPLASAAPLLCAGITVYAPMMSHKMNQPGKSLGVIGLGGLGHMAVKFGKALGLKVTVFSTSVSKREVALSVLGADRFVVSSNLEQMAALAKSLDFIIDTASGDHPFDPYMSLLKVAGTLVLVGLPSEVKFSPLSLLRGRITVSGSATGGTKETQEMLNFCAAHKIYPETEVIPIQYVNEALERLIKRNVKYRFVIDVENSLE